One genomic region from Sander lucioperca isolate FBNREF2018 chromosome 3, SLUC_FBN_1.2, whole genome shotgun sequence encodes:
- the loxl1 gene encoding lysyl oxidase homolog 1 encodes MVPIVVACLVFILLGLGQAQVATQIQEQSQSRGQGQDSSATPWRQVIQWENNGRLFSLLNSGAEYVPARAGTQDRGPSVVVANTSPRSSRRPPGGNVRRQAPSRGSSETIRGQARHPFGFGQVPDNWRQTTGSTGGSQFQGSSSTRFRPSTGSSSSSSSSSFSSSSYSIPSYPQNPFPQQPPFQPGPYDSSVVEGPVRSYEPPFQPVAGGGFGVGGYGGGGYGAGQGYTGAGFGGGLAPVLPGSPSDFTDDGYRYYQSYGYGPNPVVPARAAQPPFADGLDRRYTHSLFNGETAPAIPAVPAPDANQAAPVIVDRTGPAGQPQVRSPQYEQFPPYGRPQPSFLQPIPPGRYSPNSGLENPGMNVGSVYRPEQRGLPDLVPDPNYVQASTYIQRAHMYSLRCAAEEKCLSSSAYGPEITDYDVRVLLRFPQRVKNKGTADFMPNRPRHTWEWHSCHQHYHSMDEFSHYDLLEVSTGRKVAEGHKASFCLEDTTCDFGHLKRYACTTHTQGLSPGCYDTYNADIDCQWIDITDIQPGNYILKLQVNPKFLVLESDFTNNVVRCNIHYTGRFVTTTNCKIAQS; translated from the exons ATGGTGCCTATTGTTGTGGCATGTTTGGTATTCATCCTGCTGGGCTTGGGGCAAGCTCAAGTTGCCACACAGATTCAGGAGCAGAGCCAGAGTCGGGGCCAGGGGCAGGACAGCTCTGCCACCCCTTGGAGGCAGGTGATTCAGTGGGAGAACAATGGCCGGCTGTTTAGCCTGCTGAACAGTGGAGCTGAATATGTTCCTGCCAGGGCGGGGACCCAGGACAGAGGTCCCAGCGTGGTTGTGGCAAACACTAGTCCACGCTCTTCGCGTCGACCTCCGGGAGGCAATGTCCGCCGCCAGGCTCCATCAAGAGGATCCTCTGAGACTATCCGTGGGCAGGCAAGGCATCCTTTTGGCTTTGGGCAAGTGCCTGATAACTGGAGACAAACTACAGGCAGCACAGGTGGTAGCCAGTTCCAAGGATCCTCTAGCACTCGCTTCAGGCCATCCACAGGCTCTTCGTcttcatcgtcatcatcatccttttcttcatcttcttATAGTATACCATCCTACCCACAGAACCCATTTCCTCAACAGCCTCCTTTTCAACCAGGACCTTACGACTCTAGTGTTGTAGAGGGACCAGTCAGGAGCTACGAGCCACCTTTTCAGCCTGTTGCCGGTGGAGGATTTGGCGTTGGAGGGTATGGCGGTGGAGGGTATGGTGCTGGACAGGGGTATACTGGAGCAGGGTTTGGAGGTGGTCTGGCCCCAGTGCTCCCAGGCTCTCCCTCTGATTTTACTGACGATGGCTACCGTTACTACCAGTCTTATGGCTATGGGCCCAATCCTGTGGTGCCTGCACGTGCTGCCCAACCACCATTTGCAGATGGTCTGGACCGCAGATACACCCACAGTCTCTTTAACGGGGAGACTGCTCCTGCCATCCCTGCTGTTCCTGCCCCTGATGCCAACCAGGCAGCTCCCGTAATAGTGGACAGGACAGGACCAGCTGGTCAACCACAAGTCAGGAGCCCTCAGTATGAGCAGTTTCCTCCATATGGAAGACCCCAGCCTTCTTTCCTGCAGCCCATTCCTCCAGGCAGATATTCTCCCAACTCCGGCCTTGAGAACCCCGGCATGAATGTTGGGAGTGTGTACCGACCAGAACAGAGAG GTTTGCCTGACCTGGTTCCTGATCCCAACTATGTCCAGGCTTCCACATATATCCAGAGAGCCCACATGTATTCACTCCGCTGTGCTGCGGAAGAAAAATGTCTGTCAAG CTCCGCCTATGGCCCCGAGATCACCGACTATGATGTAAGGGTCCTGCTGCGGTTCCCACAGAGGGTGAAGAACAAGGGGACTGCCGACTTCATGCCTAACAGGCCACGTCATACCTGGGAGTGGCATAGCTGTCATCA GCACTACCACAGCATGGATGAGTTCAGCCACTATGATTTACTGGAGGTCAGCACTGGCCGTAAAGTGGCAGAGGGACACAAGGCTAGCTTCTGTCTGGAGGACACCACCTGTGACTTTGGTCACCTAAAGCGATATGCATGCACCACTCACACTCAG GGGCTAAGCCCCGGCTGCTACGATACATACAATGCAGATATTGACTGCCAGTGGATCGATATCACCGACATCCAGCCTGGAAACTACATACTAAAG CTCCAGGTTAATCCTAAATTCTTGGTGCTGGAATCAGACTTCACCAACAATGTGGTCAGATGTAATATACACTACACAGGACGGTTTGTTACAACAACCAACTGCAAGATAGCACA GTCTTGA